Within Pyxidicoccus trucidator, the genomic segment CCTTCGGCAGCGCGCAGCTCCGGGGTCGGCCCTTCATCGCCAACTTCATCTTCACCCGCTGCCCCACCATCTGCCCCGCCTTCACGCGGAAGATGGTCGGCGTGCAGGAGCGCACCACGGCCTCCGGCCCGGGACTCCAGCTCGTCTCGTTCTCCGTGGACCCGAAGTACGACACCCCCGAGCGCCTCGCCGAGTACGGCCAGCGCCACGGCGCCGACTTCACCCGGTGGAGCTTCCTCACGGGGGACTACGAGCAGCTCAAGGACACCATCGTCCACGGCTTCAAGATCAGCATGGGCCGCGAGGCCGGCGCGCCCGAGGACGACCTGCTCTCCATCTTCCACGGCACCCACTTCGTCCTCGTGGACCGCGCCGGGCAGATTCGCGGCTACTACGACAGCGCCGACAGCGACTCCACCGACCGCCTCCTCCGCGACACGAAGCGGCTGGAGCGCGAAGAGCGCTGACCAGGGCAGAGCGCGCGGGTACCTCGCCGGGCGCCCAGCCCACTCGTGAAGCGCAGTACCCCGCAAAGCCGGAGGGCCGGCCCCGCACCTTCGCGGGAAGCCGGCCCTCTCGTTTGCTTCACTGTCGCGCCGGGGCGCGGACGACTACTCCACCATCGCGCCGTGGCGCTGCGCGATGATGTTCTGGAAGTTCTCGAGGCCGAACGGGTTCTCGGCGAACGCACCGACCTTGTCGGCCGCCTTCTTCACCGTCTGGGCAACCTTGGTCAGGTCCTCGATCTTCGGGGCCAGCTTGGCCAGGAAGCCGATGCCGCCCAGGGGACCCTCGCCCAGCAGGGACGTCGCGCCCTGCTTCATCAGGTTCTCCGCGATGGGGCCCAGGAACTTGCCCACGAACGGGAGCTTGCCGACCTTCTCGCCCACCATCTTGGCGATGGGGCCCATCAGCTCGCCCACCGGCTTCTTCAGGAACTCGAGCGCCTTGCCACCGATGTTCGCGATGCCGCCAGCAACCTTGCTGACCGTGTCCGCGACCTTGCCAACCACGTCCGTGACCTTGCTGACGATCTTGCCGACGATACCCATGGCGAGTGCCCCTTGAATTTCTGGAAGTTTGAGAAGGATTTGTGCCGGAGTTGAAGCTCGAAAGGATTCTCGGGACTGCGGCCGAAATGTTTCCTCGTTACTTTTCCGGCCGAATTATTTCTCCGGCACACCCCTCAGACGCCGCACTTACGCGCGGTTACCGCCACTCCCGCCCCGCTTGAGCTGATCCTGCAGGGCCTTCTGGGCGGCGGGGTCCTGCGGACCCGTGGGGGCCTGATCCTGCGGCGCCGTCAGCGAGGGCTTTCCAGCGGCCCCCTTGTCCTGGACGAACTTGGACGCCTCGAAGTCCGGCGGAGAGCCGGGCAGCTCGCCCTTCATGCCCTTGATGAGGATGTTGGCGGCGTCCTCGGCGGACAGGGGCGTGAAGCCGTTCTTCTTCAGCTCCTCGTCGGAGACGACGGCCAGCTCGGGCTCCTTGTCCTTGTCCTGGGCGTACTTGAGGACCAGCTCGACGTAGTCCTCGAGCTTCATGCTCACGGCCTCGGCGATCTTCTTCGTCTCCGGGTCCTTGAGCAGCTCGGCACGAACCACCTCGACGGGCCGCTTGAGACCCCGCTTCGGCTTGTTGGCGTTGTTCTCCTGCGTCATGTCTTGCTCCGGGATGGGGTGGGGAAAGGCTGTGGGACAACCTTAGCCCAGTTTTCCCGGTTCACACATTCCCGCCCGGCGTCGGCTCCGGCGCCGAGGCGAGCGCGCGCTGATACGTCGCCAGGTCCGGGGGCGAGAAGAGCACCACCGTCACTTTCTCAAGCTGTGGCAGTCGCGCCAGGGCCGCGTGGATTTCCCGGAGGGCGATGGGCGCGGCCCGGTCGATGGGGAAGCCGTACACGCCGGTGGAGATGGAGGGGAAGGCCACCGAGCGCAGCCCGTGCTGCTCCACCAGGGCGAAGACGCTCTTGTAGCAGCGCGCCAGCACCGCCTCCTCCGACTGCTTTCCGCCCTGCCACACCGGCCCCACCGTGTGGATGACGTGGCGCGCGGGCAGCCGGTAGCCCTTCGTCAGCCTCGCCTGGCCCGCGGGACACCGGCCCAGGGTGCGGCACTCGGCGAGCAGCTCCGGGCCGGCCGCGCGGTGGATGGCGCCGTCCACGCCGCCGCCTCCCAGCAGCGAGCTGTTGGCGGCGTTGACGATGGCGTCCGCATCGACCTTGGTGATGTCTCCCTGGATGAGCTCGAGCTTCACGTTCCCTCCTCGCGTGGATGGCGGCGCACCTCGGACGGCACGCCAGCACACCGGCTGACGGGAGGGGAGGCACTGACAGGGAACGCGCCCCCGAGCTTCAGGCCCATGACAGAGCGCGCCGCGCATCGAGCAGACGCGGTGCCACCGCGCGCCCACCCATCAGGTCGGCGCGGGTGACTCGGGCCAGCGGACTCCCGCTTCAGCGGGCCGCGTTCCTCGGCGCGGCCTTGCGGCTGGCGGCGACGACGGTCTTCCGCTTGGGAAGGATGCGCGTCACCGTCCCGGGGCGCCGTGCGTCGGCCGCGGCGCGAGCCTTCTCCTCGGCTGCCTTCGCCGCTGCCGCCTTCACCGCGAGCTGCTCGGCCTGCCGCGCCCAGCGCTGCTTCAGCAAGTCCCGCAGGCCGTCCTTCTGCAGGTCCACCTGTGCCTGGTGCAGGCGGTAGTGCAGGTCCTCGCGCAGCGTGCCGCGCGAGAGCGCCGCATCCGCGCCGCCGGACAGGCCCACCACCACCTTGGGCCGCTCCTCCTGCATCTGCAGGCAGCGCAGGATGACGAACTGGGCGTCGCGCCCCAGCTTCGCCACGTCGGGGAGGAACACCACCCCGTTGGGTTGCTTCAGCGCACCGGGCAGGTCCGCCGCCTGCCGTACCTCGACGAGCTCCACGTCGAAGTTGCGCGCGGCCTCCTGCGCCCAGGAGCGGCGCTCATCCTCCGTGCCGCCATGGATGAGCAGCGACGAGCGATTCGAGACGAGCTCTTCTTCACGATAACCGCGCGGTGTCACCGGATGACCCCCTGCTGTCTGGAAAATCGTGCTTGCAGGGGAATCTAACGCCCTACCGGGTCCTCCGTTCAACGGCTGACGTGTCCTTTCGGGTCGTCCACTCAGAGCCCACCTGAAAGCCCTTTCACGTGGGCCTGGGTATGCACCCCGGTGATTACTGGTATTTACCGCTCACGCGGTAGGCACCACCATGACGGGCCTGCGGCAGCGCGCCACCAGCTCGCGGGCCACCGCGCCCTTGAGGGCATCCGGCTCGCGCGACGGCTCGGGTGAGGTGCCCACGCAGACCAGGTCCACGCCCTCGCGCTCCGTGGCCTGGCAGATGGCCAGCGTCACGTCGTCCCCGGTGACGCCCTCCACGCTCCAGTTCACCGCCTGCGCGCCCACGTCGCGCGGCACCAATTCCCACAGCCGCTGGATGACCCGGTCCTTCTCGCGCGGCGGCTCGGGCAGCACGCCGTAGTGGTCCATGAAGGTGGTGTCCCCCGCGCGACGGCGGTGGACGTGCAGCAGGTGGACGCGGCCTCCGGGTCCCACCAGCGAGCGCGCCTGGGAGATGGCTCGCGCGCTGGCCTCCGAGAAGTCCACCGGCACCAGCACGCTGCGAGGGGCCACGGCCGGACGTGGCTCGCGCACCGAGGGCGGCACGCACACCACGGACTGCTCCGCGTGCCGCAGCACGCCCGCGGACACCGAGCCGTGCCACAGCCGGCCCAGCCCGCCCCGCGCGTGCGTGCCCACCACCACCAGGTCCACCCCGCGCCCGTGCGCCACGTGCAGCAGGTGGTCCGCCGGCCGTCCATAGCCCGGCTCCAGCACCACCTCCACGCGGCCCTCGCCGTGCAGGGAGCCCATCCGCTCGCTGACCTCGCGTTGCAGCACCCGCTCCACCGCCGGGTCCAGCACCTCCATGCCCCGCATGGCCGGCGCCAGCACCTCCACGTGCACGGGGGTGTGAATGCCCAGCCGCTCGCGCTCCTCCAGCGGCGAGCACACGTAGGTGGCCAGCACGTCGCACGGGCCCACCCGGCGCAGCTCGCGGAGGAACGTCACCGCGGAGTCGGAGGTGGCCGAGCACGGGTCCACCCCCACCAGCACCAGCAGCCGCCTCCGCCCGCGCACCCAGTCCACCAGGGCCGTTTCGCGCCGCACCGCCAGCACCGGAGCGCAGGCGTGCCGGGACAGCCGCTCGGGCAGGGAGGCGCGCCGCCACGCCGGGGCACGCCAGCCTTCGGACGCCACCACCACCCAGCGCGCGTGCCGGCACTCGTCGTCGCTGAGCACCTCGTCCGCGGCCGTCGTCGAGCGCAGCTGGAAGCGCACCAGGCCGGCGATGGGCTGAAGCCGGGCGCACTCCGCCTCCAGTCGCTGGCTGGCGCCAGCCGTCGGGGCGGACGCCTCGTCGGTGGGTTGCTCACCGTCCAGGACGCCGAGGAGGAGCAGGGGCTCCCCCAGCCTCGCCGCCAGCGCCGCCGCTACGTTGGAGGCCTCGACGGACTCAGGGGAGAGGTTCGTTGCACAGACGATGGCCATGGCCGCCCTCCTTCTTCGGGTGCAGGAGCCACCCCATGAGGGAACAGATGTCCATGGTGCCGCCAGTCGGCGGACCCCTCCTCCACGCTGGCTTGCTCCAGGGCCCGGCTCACGTTGCCGGAAGGCGTCTTCCAGCGCTCGCCTGCTCCCCTGCCCAGGGAGTCCCGGCGGGCCTCACTTCAGCCGCGGCTGCCCGTGCCCGTCGGTGTTGGTGTGGTCCTGGTCCTCGCCGTTGCCGCCCCGGTTGTCGCCCTTGCCGAGCGTGACGAGGAACACCTGGGTGCCGTTGCTGGTGTAGCGGTACGGCCGGCCCCACGGGTCCATCGGCAGGGAGGACAGGTACTTCGGCACCAGCAACTCCTGGAGGTCGGCCTCCTCGGGCAGCGTGTTCCCGTCCGCGTGGTAGCGCGACAGCGCGTCCTCCAGCACCGCGAAGTCCTGGTGGATGCGCTCGGAGTGCACCGCCTTCGAGCGGCTGAGCGCGCTGCCCAGCACCACGCCCAGCAGCGCGAGCGCGAACACCAGGCCCACCCACAGGATGGGGGAGCGGCGGGACGGCGGCGGCAGGGCATCTGCGGTGGTGCTCATGGACGCCCTTATAGCGCGCGGTACAGCGGCACGGGCTGCTGCTTGCCCTTGAGGCGCACCGGCGGCAGGTCCTCGAAGGCCGTGTCATTGGCGTTGACCAGCTCGCGGGTGCGCTCGCCGACGAGGATTTCCCCCGGGCCGGCCAGCGCGCACAGCCGCGCGGCGACATTCACCGCGTCGCCGATGCAGGTGTACTCGGCGCGCACGGTGCTGCCGATGTTGCCGGCGACGACGACGCCCGAGTTGATGCCGA encodes:
- a CDS encoding SCO family protein: MSADSPLAAPQVRLTQRPGFWAGLAVVTLGIALVSGVTLLRTRSEPLPQLGAMPDFTFTRHDGQPFGSAQLRGRPFIANFIFTRCPTICPAFTRKMVGVQERTTASGPGLQLVSFSVDPKYDTPERLAEYGQRHGADFTRWSFLTGDYEQLKDTIVHGFKISMGREAGAPEDDLLSIFHGTHFVLVDRAGQIRGYYDSADSDSTDRLLRDTKRLEREER
- a CDS encoding O-acetyl-ADP-ribose deacetylase, with the translated sequence MKLELIQGDITKVDADAIVNAANSSLLGGGGVDGAIHRAAGPELLAECRTLGRCPAGQARLTKGYRLPARHVIHTVGPVWQGGKQSEEAVLARCYKSVFALVEQHGLRSVAFPSISTGVYGFPIDRAAPIALREIHAALARLPQLEKVTVVLFSPPDLATYQRALASAPEPTPGGNV
- a CDS encoding Fis family transcriptional regulator, translated to MTPRGYREEELVSNRSSLLIHGGTEDERRSWAQEAARNFDVELVEVRQAADLPGALKQPNGVVFLPDVAKLGRDAQFVILRCLQMQEERPKVVVGLSGGADAALSRGTLREDLHYRLHQAQVDLQKDGLRDLLKQRWARQAEQLAVKAAAAKAAEEKARAAADARRPGTVTRILPKRKTVVAASRKAAPRNAAR
- a CDS encoding universal stress protein, with translation MAIVCATNLSPESVEASNVAAALAARLGEPLLLLGVLDGEQPTDEASAPTAGASQRLEAECARLQPIAGLVRFQLRSTTAADEVLSDDECRHARWVVVASEGWRAPAWRRASLPERLSRHACAPVLAVRRETALVDWVRGRRRLLVLVGVDPCSATSDSAVTFLRELRRVGPCDVLATYVCSPLEERERLGIHTPVHVEVLAPAMRGMEVLDPAVERVLQREVSERMGSLHGEGRVEVVLEPGYGRPADHLLHVAHGRGVDLVVVGTHARGGLGRLWHGSVSAGVLRHAEQSVVCVPPSVREPRPAVAPRSVLVPVDFSEASARAISQARSLVGPGGRVHLLHVHRRRAGDTTFMDHYGVLPEPPREKDRVIQRLWELVPRDVGAQAVNWSVEGVTGDDVTLAICQATEREGVDLVCVGTSPEPSREPDALKGAVARELVARCRRPVMVVPTA
- a CDS encoding type II secretion system protein GspG is translated as MSTTADALPPPSRRSPILWVGLVFALALLGVVLGSALSRSKAVHSERIHQDFAVLEDALSRYHADGNTLPEEADLQELLVPKYLSSLPMDPWGRPYRYTSNGTQVFLVTLGKGDNRGGNGEDQDHTNTDGHGQPRLK